The DNA sequence ACGGTAACGTCCTTCGCGAAGGCCGGTTCCCGTCGCCTTCAGCGCGTCGGACGGGCCTCCGGCCTCGATCCGCAAGACGGCCGCCGCGCCATCTTCCCTGACGAGCTTCAGTTGCGAAAAGCGCGGATCGAGCCGGCTGTCGAAACGCAGTTCGATCGACACCTCGCCGCCGGCGACGACGGCCCCCGCAGCGGGAGCCGACGACACGAGCGACGCATGGGCCGCGGCGTCGGCGACGGAGCCGGCGAGGAGGATCATCGCGAGGATCATCGAAAGAACGCGCGCACGCCAGGCCATCGCCAACCTCCCCCGCAGCCGCTCGGGGCCTCGCGGCTTCGAGGTAAGTTTCGCTGTCTCTCTTCGAGGCAAGCGGCGCCTTTTGCGCGTCAGGCGGGCGGGGGCGCTCTCCCGATCAGGAAACAGGTCTCCATCCGGCCCTTGCCCTTGACCTCGAGGCTGCCGCGCGGCTCCAGAACGAACGCGCCGCCCAGGCGCTCGCAGGTGGATTTCGACACATGGATGCGGCCGGGCAGGCTGTTGGCCTCGAGCCGGCTCGCGACGTTCACCGTATCGCCCCAGATGTCGTAGATGAACTTGTGCGCGCCGATGACGCCGGCGACGACGTCGCCGGAATTGACGCCGATCCGGATTTGCAGCGTCGCCGGCAGTTCCGCGTTGAGCCTGCCGAGGGTTTCGATCATCTCCACCGCCATGTCTGCGACGGCGTGGGCGTGATCCTCCCGCTTGCCGAAAAGCCCGCAGGCGGCCATGTAGGCGTCGCCGATGGTCTTGATCTTCTCGACGCCGAATTTGAGCGCGAGCGCGTCGAAGGCCGAGAAGACCCGGCTCAATATGTCCACGAGCCTGGCGGCCGGCAGCGTCGAGGACAACTCGGTGAAGCCGACGAAATCGGCGAACAGGATGGTGACGTCGTCGAGATGATCGGCGATCACCGTTTCCCCGCCCTTCAGACGCTCGACGGTCGGCGCCGGGAGAATGTTGAGGA is a window from the Methylocystis sp. IM3 genome containing:
- a CDS encoding copper resistance CopC family protein translates to MAWRARVLSMILAMILLAGSVADAAAHASLVSSAPAAGAVVAGGEVSIELRFDSRLDPRFSQLKLVREDGAAAVLRIEAGGPSDALKATGTGLREGRYRLHWQVLGVDGHASRGDVAFQVGR